Proteins encoded together in one Aeromonas encheleia window:
- a CDS encoding MaoC family dehydratase, producing MSAATTPLFVGQKASLSKRFGPAEVGAFAGLSEDFNPLHLDPVFAASTPFERPIVHGMLLASLFSGLLGQQLPGKGSVYLGQTLSFKQPVFVGEEVLAEVEVIAIRDDKPIVTLATRIFTQSGALAVTGEAVVKFG from the coding sequence ATGAGTGCAGCAACAACCCCCCTGTTCGTCGGCCAGAAGGCCAGCCTGAGCAAGCGGTTCGGGCCGGCAGAGGTCGGTGCCTTCGCCGGCTTGTCGGAGGATTTCAATCCGCTGCACCTGGACCCGGTGTTTGCCGCCAGCACCCCGTTCGAGCGCCCCATAGTCCACGGCATGTTGCTGGCCAGCCTGTTCTCCGGGCTGTTGGGCCAGCAGTTGCCGGGAAAAGGGAGCGTCTACCTGGGGCAGACCCTCTCCTTCAAGCAGCCGGTATTTGTCGGGGAGGAGGTGCTGGCGGAGGTCGAAGTGATCGCCATTCGCGATGACAAACCCATAGTCACCCTGGCCACCCGCATCTTCACCCAGAGCGGCGCCCTCGCCGTGACGGGAGAAGCCGTGGTGAAGTTCGGCTGA